The Actinomadura graeca nucleotide sequence GCGCCCCCGGCCCGGTCCTGCTCACCTCCAACAAAGCCGACGTCTACGCCGTCACCCGCGCCGCCCGCGCCGCCACCGGCCAGATCTGGACCTTCGACCCGCAAAACATCGCCTACACCCATCAGGACTTCTGGTGGGACATGCTCGCCGAAGCCGCCACCCTGGAAGGAGCCCGCCGCCTGGCCGGCAACTTCATCGCCTCCACCGTCGACGCCGCCGGCCGCAAGGACTTCTGGTTCGCCGCCGCCGCCAACCTGCTGGCCGCCCTGTTCCACGCAGCCGCCCGCACCCCCGGCCGCACCATCAACGACGTCCTCGGCTGGCTCGCGCTCCCCGCCGACCGCACCCCCGTCGAACTGCTCGACGAGGTCGGCATGCCCGCCTTGAGCAAACAGCTGGAGGGCACCATCCACGGCGCCCCCGACACCCGCGACGGCATCTACGAGACCGCCCGCCAATGCACCGCCAGCCTGCTGGACCCCGCCATCGCCACCTGGGTCACCCCCGCACCCGGCACACGGCAGTTCCTCCCGCGCGAGTTCGCCCGCAGCCGGGACACCCTCTACCTGCTGTCCAAAGACGGCGGCGGCTCCGCAGCCGGCGTCATCGCCGCCGCCACCGACGCCGTCATCCGCGCCGCGATCCTGCAAGCCGAACGGCAAGGCGGCCGCATCGACCCCCCGATGATCCCAATCCTGGACGAGGCCGCCAACATCTGCCGCATCCCCGACCTGCCCGCCCTGTACTCCCACCTGGGCAGCCGCGGCCTGCCCATCATCACCATCCTGCAGTCCTACCGCCAAGGCGTCACCGTCTGGGGCGAACCCGGCATGGACGCCCTCTGGTCGGCCGCCACCATCAAAATCCTCGGCGCCGGCCTGGACGACGCCGACTTCGTCGAAAAGATCAGCCGCCTCATCGGCAGCCACAAAACCCCCGAGATCACCCACTCCTACAGCCCTGGCGGCACCAGCACCAGCGTCACCCGCCGCCGCGAACGCACCCTGCAAGCCGCCGACATCCGCGCCCTGCCCAAAGGCTGGTCCGTGCTGCTGGCCACCGGGATCCGCCCCGCACTGATCACCCTGGACCCCTGGTACCAAAGTGCACACGCCACCCAACTCGGCGCAGCGCTCGAACGCGAAACCGCCGCGATCACCGCCCGCGCCCTCCAAACCCTCGACCCACCCGAACCCGGCATCACCGCCCGCCCCACATCAGCCACAACCCCACCCGCAACACCACCACCATGACCGCCGACGACCCCGAACCGTCGGCAGGGCCCTCCGCAGCCGACCTCGTCGCCGCAGAGCAACTCGCCGAACTCCTCGCCGACCTCAAAACCCGCGCCACCCGGCTGGCGGCACGACTGACCGAACACGAAACCCGCTTGGAGGAGCTGGACGGGCCGGTCGCACCCCCGGCACCCGAGCCGCCCTCACCACCCAGTCCCGTCGGCGACCAGCCCACGCTCTTCCCCGGCCTGCCCGCGCCGCCGACCGCCGCCGACGCTCAACCCGGCACCACGCTGCCCAGCCCTCTGCTCGCCGAACCCGAAGCCGCGCCCGCGCCGACCTTCATTTTGCTCTTCAACGTCGGCAGCGATGAGGAACACCAAGAGCTCCTCGCCCTGGACCAGTGGGTCCGCGGCATCCTGATCCCCACCTACATCACCGGCATCAGCCCCCGGCAACCCTGGTGCACCCACTGGTGGGACCACCCCGAAGCTCTCGCCCGCATCCACGCCCTCTGGCTGGCCTGGCAAGAACTCACCGACGAGACCGTTGGCGGACACACCGGCCCCAGCCTGTGGCACCGCGACCACCTTGACGACACCATGCGCCGACTACGCTCCCACGACGGCCCCTTCGCCACCTGCATGATCGACCCCTCAACCCCCAGCCACCGACGCGACCGCCCCGCCCCCAGCGAGCCCTACCGACCCAGCGCCACGCCGTCACCTTGATCAACCGCCTTCTGTCGGCGCTGGTTCCCCTGGACAAGGTGCTGGGGCAGGGGCTCACGCCCGTGCAGCCGCTGGACCGGCAGCAGATCATGCGGCGGCTGCTGCGCGCCCGGCGGTTGTGGGACGCCGGCCAGCTGCGCCGCCTGGTGCCCGACCTGCCGGACCTGCTCAGCGCCGCCGGTCACGCCGCGAAAGAGACCGGCGACTCCGCCGGATTCGTCCTGGCCGGAGCCTGCTACGACCTCGCGGCCGAGACGCTCAGCAAGGTCGGCGTGGACCGCCAGGCGCACATCGCAGCGGACTGGGCCACCTTGTACGCCGAACGGTCAGAGGACCCGGTCGCTCTGGCGTCGGCCGCACGCACCCGGGGCATCGTCCTCCGGCACGAAGGTCAGCATCAGCTCGCCGAGGAGATCACTCTGCATGCCGCGACGCGGATCTCCCGCGCCGGGCTCGCAGACCCGGCGCGAGCCCGCGCCTACGCGCAGATGCTCGCGACATCGGCCTACAACGCGGCGTTGGCCGACGACCGCGACCGGGCCCTGGAGATGATCGAGGATGCCTGGGCGGCCGTCCGCACGCTCCCCGAGCAGCCGCCTACCTGGGCGGTGAAGGCCCGCTTCCCCATCGACCGCGCGCAGGTGTCGCTCTACCGAGTTGGGGTGCGATGGGCGCTCGGCGACGCCAGCGAAGCACTCGCGGCGGGCCGGGGCCTGCGTCCCGAGATGTTCCCGACTCCCGAGCGGCGAGCACGGCTGGAAACCGACATGGCCCGCGCGGAATGGCTCCGAGGACGTCCGGAGCAGACGACACAGCGGCTGCTTGCCGCGCACGCGCAGGCACCGGGGGAGATGGCGGGACGACCGTCGATCCGTCGGATGGCCTTGGACGTGGTGGAGCGGCATCCGCGGGTCCACGGCGCGCGGGAGCTGGCCGCGATCGTGCGGCCCAGTGGCCGAGGCCGGTAGCCCTCGCCTCATCCGAGCCTGGTGGCAAGGATCCACCACTAGGCGCGTGCGCGACGTCCACGAGACCTGTTGAGGAAACCGGATGGCTGACGGCGATCTGGTGAACACGGCCCCGTCCCCCCGGAACGGGCGGCTACGGTGCCGTCATGTCTGCCGCGTCGTCTTCCTCCCAGGCTCCTCCCGTTGTGTCGGCCGCGTCGGTGTCGGCTGCTCTGGCCGCGCTGGGCGCGTACGCCAAGCCGCCGACCGATGCCGAGCTGGCCGCCCAAGCTGATGCCGTCGGCGGTGAGCACGTCCTCGCCGCGATGTTGGCCAACGCGTTGTACGGCGCGGCGATCGGCGCCGGAATGATGGCCGAGGGGCGGATGATCGAGATCGAGGGCAACGATCGTGCCCTGCCCTTGGGACGCCAGCAGGTCCTGAAGGCATCCGGCGCGACCGGGCCCGGAGTGACCGGAATGCTGCATTGGCAGGCTTCCCAGGTCGGTGGTCCGCTACGCGGCTGGTCGCGTCGAGCCGACCTCGGCCCGCTCGGTGGTGCTGCCGCAGACGTGGCATGGGCACTGACGCTGCTGCTCCAGGCCCTCACTGTTACCGAGCCGACCGATCCGCGCTTTGACGACCTTCACAAAAACGTCTCCGAGGCGCGTGCCCTGCTCGCTGCCGCGGCTGGCCGCTTGGACGAACTGACCGGCACCGCCGCCGAGATGGCAGCCGCGCTCGTTCGGCTATGGGACCACGTCGACGCGTAGCAACCGACGAGCCGGGCGTCGCCCGCGGTGCCCCCGGTTCCGGATACGCAACCGGAGCACCATGCTCCTGGACCGTTGGCGGCCTTTACAGGGCGTCCGCCGGGGTTTCGGGGAGCCCAGCCTCGGCGAGCAGCCGACGGACGAGGGCGGTGCCTTCGGCGTCGGGCGCGAAGGGCGGATAGAGCGCCAGGATCGCGGCGCCGTACTCGTAGTCGTACCCGGCGGCGATCAGGAGTTCGACGGCGGTGGACTCGTCGTCATCGGGAACCAGACGCACCAGCTTGACGGCGTCCACATCGGGCCGGCGGAGCCGTGTTCGGTCGACGTCGGCGCCGCCGAATGGGTCCTGGCCCAGGCCCGACGCGCGCAGCAGCGCCATCGCGTCTCGGCGGGTGGCGGAAAGTTCCAGCACGTCGCTCACAAACACGGTTCCCCCGGATGATGTGGCCGCCATTGGGCCGTTCTACCTGGGATTATCCGCCGCCGCAGGGCCCGCAAACCGTATTGCCGCAATGTCTGGTTCTGGTTTTCGCCAGGGGCAGCGCTGCCACGGTGCGGCTCCTTGTTCGGGAAGGGCCCCGGTTACCGGCTGCGCGGGCCGCATCCGACCTGGCTCGGGACCGCAGCAGGTCCAGGTGTCTGGTGGCGGCGGTGTTGTAGCCCAATGTGGCCATCGGGCGGCGGCGCGTGCCGGTACGTCGTTGGCTGGGGGTCTGGTCGGTGATCGGGGCGTCGTGACGGGTGGGTGGCAGGTGCCGGTACGGGTGTGGCGGAGGGTGCGGCGGCGGGGGTGGTCGCTGGCGGCCTGGTTCTGGATGGCGGCCGCGGGTGCGGCGGCGGGCGCGGCGATCTGGTTCACCACAGGATGGCTGCTGCACACCACCGGGCAGGTGATGGACCGCGATGCCAAGGCGACCGGCGCCGACCGGGCCCGGGTCCGAGTCGAGGCCGTGCGCACCGGATTAGCCGCGGGCGCGGGCGCGGGCGCCGCGGTCGGGTTGATGCTGGCGTTCCGCCGCCAGGCCCACACCGAGCACGACACCGCCGAACGGCGCGTCACCGAGCTGTACAACGCCGCCGCCGAGCAGCTCGGCTCCGACAAGGCCCCGGTCCGCCTGACCGCGCTGTACACCCTGGAACGCCTGGCCGATGACAACCGGCGGCACCGGCAGACCATCGTCAACATCATTTGCGCCTACCTGCGCATGCCCTGTGCCGCCCCCGCCGAGCAGCCCGACCACGGGGAAGGGCAGCGCCAGGCGGTCCGCCGCTACCAGGCCGCCCGCGCCGGCCGCCCCGCGCCGCAGCCACCCTCCACCGGGCCGCACCCCGACCCGCACGAAGAACGCCAGGTCCGCCTCACCGCCCAGCGCATCCTGCACACCCACCTGCGACCCGACGCCGAAACACCCTGGACCGGCATCACCGTGGACCTGACCGGCGCCACCCTCATCGACTTCACCCTGACCGGCTGCACCGTACACGAAGCCGACTTCAACGAGGCGACCTTCACCGGCACCGCCGACTTCAACGGGGCGACCTTCACCGGCCTCGCCAACTTCAGCGGGGCGACCTTCACCGGCCTCGCCAACTTCAGCGGGGCGACCTTCACCAGCGCCGCCGACTTCAACGGGGCGGCCTTCACCGGCGCCGACTTCAGCGAGGCAACCTTCACCGGCACCGCCTACTTCAACCGGGCGACCTTCACCCGCACCTACTTCAGCCGGGCGATTTTCACCGGCGGCGCCGACTTCATCGAGGCGACCTTCACCAGCCTCGCCAACTTCAACGGGGCGACCTTCACCAGCCTCGCCAACTTCAACGGGGTGGCCTTCACCGGCCTCGCCTACTTCAACGGGGCGACCTTCACCGGCGCCTACTTCACCAGGGCGACCTTCACCGGCACCGCCCACTTCGCCGAGGCGACCTTCACCGGCCTCGCCTACTTCAACGGGGCGACCTTCACCGGCGCCGACTTCATCAAGGCGACCTTCACCGGCGCCGACTTCAACGGGGCGACCTTCACCGGCCGCGCCGACTTCAGCCGGGCGACCTTCACCGGCGTCGACTTCGAGGGGGCCAGCGTGGCTGACCGCAACCTGGCACACGTTCTCCCCGCAGACTGGCGCATCGAGCCGGACGAGGGCGCTTCAGGCCGCCTCATGCCTGTTACAGCACCCGCGCCGCCGAGCGGCGCTTGAGACAGCATCAACCCCGGTCCGGCGCTGGCGCCATCCCTATGGACACCGACGGCACCCCAACACCTCATATTCGACGCGAATGCCCCTGGCATCGATGCGACGGGACCTCAGTCCCGTCCGATGCGCCGCGCCGACCCATCGGGCCGGACCCGCGCTGGGGCCCGCATCGGGTTGGGACCGTGATGGAACCGTGCTGAACCCGCCGTTGGGAAATGACGGACCGGCCGTTACTCCTTCAGTCATAATCAGTCTTATGTCTGAAGTCACCGCCGGGGGAGTCCGGTGATCGGCGGCTGCCGTATCCCAAGTACCGCCACGCCGGCCACCGCCGCCACGACCGCAAGCCAGGGCCACCACGCTCTTGCGTTGCGCATGGCCGCCCTCCTGGAGTTGGAGGCTCTGAGCTTCCCCCTGTTGCACGGACACCGTGATGTTGCCCCCGTTTGACGGGCACGGTTGTTGAGATAGGTAGGGTTCGGCGATCTTGTCAAGGAGATCGTTCTGGTGCCCAAGCCTTACCCGCCGGAGTTTCGTCGGCGTACCCTGAATCTGCTGGAGTCGGGACGATCGGTGCGGGACGTGGCCGCGTCCCTGGGCATCGCGGAGTCGTGCCTGCACCGCTGGAAACGGCGGGACCTGATCGACCGTGGTCTGAAGTCACTCAGCCCCGCACAGGCCGAGTCCGCTGCCCTGGCCCAGGCCCGAGCACGGATCGCCGAGCTGGAGAACGAGGTCAAGATCCTACACAAGGCCGCCGCGGCGATCGAGAAGGTGGTGCCCCCAAAAGCCCGCTTCGCCCTGGTGGCCGAACTGGCCGTTGAGGGCGTCCCGGTCAAGCAGGCATGCCTGGCGCTCGGGGTGTCCCGGTCGGGCTTCTACGACGCCCGCGCCCGTCCGCCGTCGGCCCGGGCGATCCGCCAGGCGTGGCTGACCGATCAGATCACCGCCATCCACCAGGCGTCACGACAGACATACGGGTCGCCCCGAGTGCGCGCCGAGCTCGTCCAGGGGCAGGGCGTCGTCGTCTCGCGCAAGACGGTGGCGGTGCTGATGCAGCGGGCCGGCCTGGCGGGGCTGCCCCTGCGGCGCAGAGCCAAGCGGGTCCCCGCCTCGGCGACGGTCACCGACCTGGTGAAACGCAACTTCCACCGCGACGGGCCGAATCAGTTGTGGGTTACCGACATCACCGAGCATCCCACCCGGGAGGGCAAGCTCTACTGCTGCGTGGTCTTGGACGCCTTCTCCCGCCGTGTGGTCGGCTGGGCCATCGATTCGCGGCAGCGGGCCGATCTGGCCACTTCCGCGCTGGGCATGGCGATCGATTCCCGCGGCGCCGCCGGACAGGTCCCGGGCGGGATCATCCACGCAGATCACGGCACCCAGTTCACCTCATGGATCTTCACCGAACGCGCCCGCCGAGCCGGGCTGCTGCCCTCCCTGGGCACAGTCGGCGATCCCTACGACAACGCCGTGGCCGAGTCGTTCTGGGCGCGCATGCAAACCGAGCTGCTCGACCGGCAAAGCTGGCGAACCCGCGTCGAACTCGCCAACGCGATCTTCGAGTACATCGAAGGGTTCTACAACCGTCGCCGACGCCACTCCGCCCTGGACTACATGAGCCCGATACAGTTCGAAACCACCCACCCGTCGAGCCCGATCTCCTCACCCGCGAGTCCGTGAAACAGGGGCAACATCACCGGCGGTGAGGTCACTCGTGGGTGTCTGAGGGCGGGTTGAGCCCTTCGACGCCCGCCGTCGCGCTGATCACGGCAGCCCGCAAGGCGACCAGCAGACATGACGAGGGCCAAGGAAGGCGGGGCCCTCACGAAACATCAGCGCCACGCACCCTGCCGGCCGGCGATGCCCCCGCCAGCAGGGCGAGAACCACCGCGGGCGGGCCAGGCAGCACCTCAGCAGGAGCCGAGCAGTCCGTCCAAGGCCGTCTTCTCCGCCGCGTCGATCGTCAGGCCGTACCGGTACTTCACATCGATCCAGGACCGGGCGTACATGCACCGGAACGAGGCCAGCGGAGGCAGCCACTGCGCCGGGTCCTTGTCGCCCTTGGCCTGGTTGACGTTGTCGGTGACCGTCCACAGCTGCGAGCTGGTCAGGTCGTTGGCGAACTCCTTGCGGCGCTCGGTCGTCCACGCCGCCGCGCCCGACCTCCATGCCTGGGCCAGCGGGACCATGTG carries:
- a CDS encoding type IV secretory system conjugative DNA transfer family protein; the protein is MNGAAPVRGSGQATPWVILAIMGCGLAVQAIGWLGGTLGALAATGHWRPPPFTLATLVTLLGHGPGPLWPGVPAGWLWAGITAVIAALTTPAAAAARQVRRRWSALPGLARLPDLAPLTSNNIRSRTRRLRPALAHAHRIAADDTGILIGAHHPTGKPLRASWEDVTLAVMAPRSGKSTALAAPAVLRAPGPVLLTSNKADVYAVTRAARAATGQIWTFDPQNIAYTHQDFWWDMLAEAATLEGARRLAGNFIASTVDAAGRKDFWFAAAANLLAALFHAAARTPGRTINDVLGWLALPADRTPVELLDEVGMPALSKQLEGTIHGAPDTRDGIYETARQCTASLLDPAIATWVTPAPGTRQFLPREFARSRDTLYLLSKDGGGSAAGVIAAATDAVIRAAILQAERQGGRIDPPMIPILDEAANICRIPDLPALYSHLGSRGLPIITILQSYRQGVTVWGEPGMDALWSAATIKILGAGLDDADFVEKISRLIGSHKTPEITHSYSPGGTSTSVTRRRERTLQAADIRALPKGWSVLLATGIRPALITLDPWYQSAHATQLGAALERETAAITARALQTLDPPEPGITARPTSATTPPATPPP
- a CDS encoding DUF4913 domain-containing protein, producing the protein MTADDPEPSAGPSAADLVAAEQLAELLADLKTRATRLAARLTEHETRLEELDGPVAPPAPEPPSPPSPVGDQPTLFPGLPAPPTAADAQPGTTLPSPLLAEPEAAPAPTFILLFNVGSDEEHQELLALDQWVRGILIPTYITGISPRQPWCTHWWDHPEALARIHALWLAWQELTDETVGGHTGPSLWHRDHLDDTMRRLRSHDGPFATCMIDPSTPSHRRDRPAPSEPYRPSATPSP
- a CDS encoding DUF6245 family protein, with amino-acid sequence MSAASSSSQAPPVVSAASVSAALAALGAYAKPPTDAELAAQADAVGGEHVLAAMLANALYGAAIGAGMMAEGRMIEIEGNDRALPLGRQQVLKASGATGPGVTGMLHWQASQVGGPLRGWSRRADLGPLGGAAADVAWALTLLLQALTVTEPTDPRFDDLHKNVSEARALLAAAAGRLDELTGTAAEMAAALVRLWDHVDA
- a CDS encoding pentapeptide repeat-containing protein, giving the protein MPVRVWRRVRRRGWSLAAWFWMAAAGAAAGAAIWFTTGWLLHTTGQVMDRDAKATGADRARVRVEAVRTGLAAGAGAGAAVGLMLAFRRQAHTEHDTAERRVTELYNAAAEQLGSDKAPVRLTALYTLERLADDNRRHRQTIVNIICAYLRMPCAAPAEQPDHGEGQRQAVRRYQAARAGRPAPQPPSTGPHPDPHEERQVRLTAQRILHTHLRPDAETPWTGITVDLTGATLIDFTLTGCTVHEADFNEATFTGTADFNGATFTGLANFSGATFTGLANFSGATFTSAADFNGAAFTGADFSEATFTGTAYFNRATFTRTYFSRAIFTGGADFIEATFTSLANFNGATFTSLANFNGVAFTGLAYFNGATFTGAYFTRATFTGTAHFAEATFTGLAYFNGATFTGADFIKATFTGADFNGATFTGRADFSRATFTGVDFEGASVADRNLAHVLPADWRIEPDEGASGRLMPVTAPAPPSGA
- a CDS encoding IS3 family transposase — translated: MPKPYPPEFRRRTLNLLESGRSVRDVAASLGIAESCLHRWKRRDLIDRGLKSLSPAQAESAALAQARARIAELENEVKILHKAAAAIEKVVPPKARFALVAELAVEGVPVKQACLALGVSRSGFYDARARPPSARAIRQAWLTDQITAIHQASRQTYGSPRVRAELVQGQGVVVSRKTVAVLMQRAGLAGLPLRRRAKRVPASATVTDLVKRNFHRDGPNQLWVTDITEHPTREGKLYCCVVLDAFSRRVVGWAIDSRQRADLATSALGMAIDSRGAAGQVPGGIIHADHGTQFTSWIFTERARRAGLLPSLGTVGDPYDNAVAESFWARMQTELLDRQSWRTRVELANAIFEYIEGFYNRRRRHSALDYMSPIQFETTHPSSPISSPASP
- a CDS encoding GmrSD restriction endonuclease domain-containing protein, which produces MDGYSRTMFPHWITQSGQCNTRETALRRDGENVETDAKCAAVSGTWRSPYDGATWTQASDLDIDHMVPLAQAWRSGAAAWTTERRKEFANDLTSSQLWTVTDNVNQAKGDKDPAQWLPPLASFRCMYARSWIDVKYRYGLTIDAAEKTALDGLLGSC